The region CACTCCTCACCCCCTGTTCATCAGTGTTCCCATCTGTAACAAGGAAAGGGTCTGAGCCAGGGACGAGGGAGCCCAGCAGAAGGCTGCTCCGGGTGCTCAGGCCCAGGGAAAGGGGCTCCCAGACCCCTGGTGCGAAGGGACCCCAACCCACCTGTGCGTCCTTGTCCATGGAGCACAAGGCCTGCATGTTCCTCAGAGTACCCGCGTCCTCTCTCTGCCGGCCCTGGGCCCACGGTGAACCACATAGGTGCTCACCAAAGGTCCTACGGGTCATGTTGGGGGCACTCAGCTGTCGGCGGGGGGGCTGGGCCGGCCCATTAGCTACCTGCTCTGAGTGGCGCCTCCGGAAAGGGGCTTGGTGTCCCCTCAGCTCAAAACACTCATCTGACACGGAAGAGGAGGCCATCGAGGGCCGCCGAGGGCCATGGCCAAGGCCAGAGCTGCCCGAGAGGCTGTCCTGGTCACTGAGGGTCACATAGTCATcgtcatcttcctcctcttcctgatCCAGCCCATTGGAAATCACCACCCCATTGCCATCAGGTTCATCCTGCGTCGCAGACAGCTGCTGCTGGGGCAGGGACTGGCCTGGGCCTGGTGTCCCGGGCAGCCGGTGGTCTGTCCTGCTCTGAGGTACCTCCTCCCTTGGGCTCCCCAGCACCCCACCTATGCCACCACCACCCTGGGCAAGCACGTCTGCCACAGGCACTGTCCGGGGCTTCGGTACTGGGGGCTGTGGTATGCGGTCCTCCTCAGGTAGGCCATTCTTGGCAGGGACCGCATCCTGGGGGTTGCTGGGCTCTGGAGCCGAGCtgcagtcctggctctgcctccacaGCTGGGCCCCGGCCTGGGATGTGTCTCGGATCTTGATGCGGTTTATCTGGCTGGGCTGAGGGTTCCAGATGTTGGGGTCGATGATGTTGATGTAGCCCAGGATGTCACTGCCTGGCTCTGGGTCCGGCTCCACCCATGTGGGCAGGTAATCGAACATGTTGGCTCGCTCCAGGTTGAGCAGCCCCGGGTGGATAGACAGGACCGGCTCGGGCAGATCTGCTGGCTGCTCGGCCAGCACCGCGCCCCGCAGCCCCGGGGGCTTCTTGACCTCCTGCTTCTCAGAGGAGACCTTGGCAATCTCCTCAGCACTCTTAGCCTTGACCAACGCATACTTGGGATTGACAAGCTTCTTGGCTACAGTGCCGGAAGGCACCAGAGGGGCCACGGCAGGCAGCAACACGGGCTCGGGCTCGGGCTCCTTCTCCATGGGGATGCCCTTGAGGCTGATGCCGTGTGACGTGAGGTACAGCTCCTGGAACTGCCGGTCGAACGTCTCCACCACCTGGCCAGACAGCACGGAGATCACGTTCCGGTCTGTCCTCGCGGCTGACCACGTGAAACTGCAACACAGGGCAAGGGGGCCACCTGGTCATGCACATggggcctgcctgctgcctcAGGCCCTGGGTCCCCCCCAACAGTGGGTGTCTGAGAGAGCCACCATGCACCCAGCAGGCTGCTCTCTACTGGACCATGGCTAAGGGGCCCTAGATGGGACTGATCCGTGAGGGGAACCAAGGACAGGGCACAAGCCTCAGGGCCAGACCTGGGACTGGGTCCTTAGGCAAGTCACAGACACTAGGTCCTCTGTCACCTGTACAAAACAGCACAGTGCTGCGCTCCCCTGGGGTCACAGGATGCCCAGAGCAGCCTGGACACCCGGTGTCTTTGTCCTACCACCTCAGTGGGTCTGAGTGGCAGCACCCCCCTGACCCACCCACACACGGCGGGGTTCCCGAAGCTGGACCACGGTCATCCTCATtctgggcctggccctgaggaTGGCCTTCAGGGCCACCACTCCATGGACCTGGGGAGACACAGCCAGGCCTGGCCCACACCCTACTCCAGTTGGAGTGAGTCTTCTGAACAAAAGCCCTCCTCTGCCTGCTTCTGGAGATGGGCGGCTGGCGTGTGGGTGTGCCCCAACCCAGCTCACACCTCAGCAGTTTGGGGACCAGTGAACCGGAATAACCAGGGTGTTATGAGGCAGGATTAAGGGCAGAAACCAGCCGGGATCCAGAGCcgtctctcccccagcccccagaaggCCAGGGAGTCACCTGTAGGAGCCACAAACAGCTCGGTCTCCATCCACGAACATGAACTTCTGGGCCAGGGCGCCCTTGAACTTGGTGGCGGACCTTGTGAAGAACTCTGTTCCCCCGCTGCTCCGTACCCTGAGATTCTATGTTGGGGGATAGAGACAGAATTACATAGCCACAGCACTGACCACATGGAGGGAGGCCCGGCAGTCTCTGCCTGGAGCCTCAGGGGCCTTGGGGGAACCTGGGTGCTGAGACCTGAAGTGAGGGGGTAATGTGTGTGGGGACTGCGGGGCTAGGCCAAGGTGGGACGGCAGGGATGGGAagctggagaggagggtgggggctggtgttCAAGGGTCTGGGCCTGGAGCGTGGGTGCGCGCAGGGTGGCCGGCAGGACGAGACCTGTGTAGCCAGGCCAGTCTGGGGAAACGCTGCTCCAGGTGGTGGGCTGTTGCAGGGCCTTGGGCAAGAGGGGGATGTGGACTCATTGTGGAGAGGTcccagtgggggcaggggctgtgtggcGGGGAGACTGGGGCCTGCCCTAGGGATCTGGGCCGGCACTCTGGTAGGGCACTGGCCCTCCTAGGATGAGTGCCTGGCAGGCCTCGCCCTGGCTCTGCTTCTTGCAGCTATCTCTTCGTCGTCGCTGCTGATCTCtgctcccagagggcagggctcCCAGCAATCTCTGCTACTTCTCTGGGGGCCAGCCCACCACCTGGCACCCAGAAGCAGTTTGGGACATGGTCTGATCCCACTCCACACTGGGTCTACACTGTCTGGCTTGAGAGCCAGCCAGAGCCACTGGGAGGCCATGGAAAGGGGTGCCGAGacccagagagaggagaggggttcCTCCCAGGAGTCACAAGCAGCGCCTCAAGTCCAAGACCAGGCCATGCCTGCCTTCCTCTGAACTCTGGCCGTGAGGTGCCCTCTTGACCTGGTTTGAGGTCTAGGGGTATCTCTGGGCTGCGTGCTATAGGGTGGGAGGGATGgctgccctcccttcctcacaGAAGGAGGCCCTAGctctgagggaggggcaggataAGCCAGGCTGAGACCCCCAAGTTGAGGGGATGGCTGGGGGCACCCCAGCCCTCAGGCCTGGAAGGAGACGTGGGCTCCTGGTGTAAGCAATGCCCGGTAGGGCGTCAGAAACACTGGCTCCTGGTGCCCCCAAGTCactgggtggtggggggcggggcggctggGGACTTCGCTGCTAATGCAAGCCCTAGGAAATCTAACACCTGCCCAGGGCAGGAACTCCCCTAGGGACAATCCGACAGGGCTGCCTGAACACCCCTGGGGTGGGAGTCCCATGCTCTGCTGAGGGCCCCCGTGCTGGCTTTGGGCCCCTGGGCTCTTACACCTTCTGTGACTTCTGCCATGCCCCTCGCCCACTCACTGGCTTCAGCCTGCTGACCACCCACCTGCTCTGTCACTCCCCAACCCCTGCCGAGGCCCCTGGTTGCAGGCGGAGATGACTGGCCGGAACACACCGAGCCGGTGGTGAGGAGGGATGACGACAGCTGTGAGGGCTGGGAGAGGCTGGCACTCGAGGACAGGGAAGTGAGGCAGGCTCAGGGTGAGCATCCAGACATGGGAACACAAAGGCTGCTGACCAGAGCAGCAGCCTATTTTAAGACACATTCAGACTTTAGGGGAGGAGGGCGGGCAACGGAGCGTGCAGAGCAAGCTCAGCTGGACCTCTGACAGACCCTATACCTGTTCAAGGGCCTGACTCGGCCTTGGGGAGAGTGGGGTGCATGGGAGAGTTCAGAGCAGGGAGTCGCAAAGTTGGTGACGCACCTCAAGTAGAGGATAGCATCCAGCAGATGACTCGTGAAATGAAGGGGGGTCAGGGGCCGAGGACAGGGAGGGGGGCTGCCGTGGGCAAGGGAGGTGGGCCTGAGTCAGGGTGGGGGGTCACAGCGGGGAGGGGATGGGCCTGAGAGAGCCAGAGTTTGCCCTCCACAACTTCCCATAGCGTCCAGGTGCTCCTGCTGGCCGTCCCTTCTGTGGCAGGGCTCAGACCCCTCCGCTCATAGGCTGAGGGGCAGCTACGAATGCCTGCCTGGCTGTGGGGTGCACAGCTGTCCTGTTGTTGGGCCCAGCCCAGAAGCCTCCAGTCCCAGGGCTAGCTCCGTCTGCCAGTCAGGCTGCCTGTCTGCACACAGCCAGCTCACAGCCAGCTCAGCAGGAAGCTGGACGTAGCCCAGGACAATTAGTACTCGTGACTTTGTACCCAACACAGAGCACGCTCCCGACCAGAAACTGGAGCAAAGAGCCTGGAGGCAGTACAAGGCATTCTTGGTCAACCACAGCCAACTCCATGGCTACTGTGGGTCCCTGGCTCTGTGCTTGGTGGGCTGGGCCACAGGCCCCTCCTTGGCCTCACTTCCCCTCTCACCagcacctctccccacccactccaaaTCTTGTCTTGCTGGAGGCCTCAGAGGTCACCATCTACACCTGAGACAGACTCAACTCCACATGAGAGGCACCAGATTTGCTGTGTGACTCTAAGCAAGTCTctggccctctctgggccttagttttcttGTCTGCATGCTGGGGATTGGCCTCAATCTAAGGCCATTAACCCTGGGGCTCAGCAGCAGGTGGGGCCTCGTGGCAGTTGCCATGCCCACTCCCAGGCCTGTTTTCCTGGGTGTGCCCCGCCCCGTGGGGCCTGGCCCAGATGAGGTAATGTCTCAGGAGTCAAGGCTTGGGTGAACAGCAGAGGCTTCCACAAAGCTGCATTGTCTTTGAGCCCATGACGCCCCTGGCAGGATACAGCGGGCGGGGCAGGACGCCCAGGACCACAGCCACTGGGCTGGCCCAAGTGGGATGCCCTGCACAAGTCCTTGggctctgtgggacctcagtgtCCTCACACCTGAAAGGAAGGGCAGCGATGGGTCCCAGAGAGGATGTCAGGGCAGGGTGGGCACTAGGGATGGGGCAAAactgctccccactccccaccaggCCTCCTGTGCTCATACAGAGATGTGACTTGATCTGGTCCTAAGTCCGCTGGGGCCTTCGCCTCTACTAgtggcagggaggcagagggaacaagCCCAGGCCCCCTGGCACAGAGCCAGCCTGGGGCATGCTTGAGCCCTGGTCAAACGGGACTCCAGTCCCAAGGCCAACCAAACACCAATCTGGCCTCTCcacacctcagttttctcatctgtgaaatggaccTCACCCCCCTTCCGCTAGAAGGCTGCTGTAAGGACAAATGAAACCACAGTGAGCGGGGCTGGGTGCTTCCCAAATACAAGGTGACAAAGTGGGCTATGACTGAGCATGCTAGGGTGGGATCCCTCCGATGCTGAGGGGATAGGATGGGAACCAACACGAAGGCCAGAAAACATCTGGACAGTCCAGGTTGAGGGGGCCAGGACCGTCAGCTGCCCGTGGTAGCCAGGTGGGCTCAGAGCAGGGGGGCTTACCCACAGTCTCCCAGTGGCAGGGTCCAGCCCCCTGGGCCTGAGGACAACCTCCAGCTGTACTGTGGTAGCTCCTCACCCCCATCCACTGCAGGGGCCTGATGGCATCCCCTGGGCCTGAGGAGGGATAGGGAGGCCCAAAGATGCATCTTCACCGGGCCCGGCCAGGGATGGCAAGATGGAGCCAGGCATGCGGAGTACAGGAGACAGAGGGCCCATGTCCCCATGTGCTGGGTGCCTGGCCAGCCTCTGCTCTGTCCTACAGAGCCTGGTCTCCTCTGTAATGAGGGAGGAGGCCAATGCTCACCCTGGCCTTCACTGGCTGTCACGAAGCTAGGAGGGGGAGCACCTTTGTGAAATGCCTTTGGGAAGGTGGGACTGAGCAGGCTGCACCAGCCCAGCTCCAAGGCCTTGTTGGGAGGACGCCCAGCTCTCCCCCAGGCTGGGTTG is a window of Phyllostomus discolor isolate MPI-MPIP mPhyDis1 chromosome 8, mPhyDis1.pri.v3, whole genome shotgun sequence DNA encoding:
- the FAM83G gene encoding protein FAM83G, producing the protein MAFSQVQCLDNSHVNWRSSESKPEFFYSEEQRLALEALVAHGREAFYEVLNRENIRDFLSELELKRILETIEVYDPGSQDPRGSGCPLGPEDNGFRDGEEASGAGRVPTEAEPPPSLEYWPQKSDRSIPQLDLGWPDTIAYRGVTRASVYMQPPLDGQAHIKEVVRKMISQAQKVIAVVMDMFTDVDIFKDLLDAGFKRKVAVYIILDESNVKYFLHMCERARMHLGHLKNLRVRSSGGTEFFTRSATKFKGALAQKFMFVDGDRAVCGSYSFTWSAARTDRNVISVLSGQVVETFDRQFQELYLTSHGISLKGIPMEKEPEPEPVLLPAVAPLVPSGTVAKKLVNPKYALVKAKSAEEIAKVSSEKQEVKKPPGLRGAVLAEQPADLPEPVLSIHPGLLNLERANMFDYLPTWVEPDPEPGSDILGYINIIDPNIWNPQPSQINRIKIRDTSQAGAQLWRQSQDCSSAPEPSNPQDAVPAKNGLPEEDRIPQPPVPKPRTVPVADVLAQGGGGIGGVLGSPREEVPQSRTDHRLPGTPGPGQSLPQQQLSATQDEPDGNGVVISNGLDQEEEEDDDDYVTLSDQDSLSGSSGLGHGPRRPSMASSSVSDECFELRGHQAPFRRRHSEQVANGPAQPPRRQLSAPNMTRRTFGEHLCGSPWAQGRQREDAGTLRNMQALCSMDKDAQDHQYGVPASGTRDKDGFPRLLRTSGPTRYCPTAEGAQSSTRKAGSHYWQAKGGPGPHTPPDPGSPRLARNTSLLADGRATRVHPSPFGIPYSKLSQSKHLKARMGGSQWASSDSKRRAQAPQDRKDP